TGAGGTActttctcatctctctctctatctactTCTTTCATTTATTAAATCTTGAAATTATAATACTgaaaaagatataatttttttaatatgatctGGTTCTTGAGATTGCCGCAAGAATATTACCGTAGGATTCAAACCGACAAGAGTTTGACTACACAAGATTTGTCCGAAATGTTACAAAAGATAAGTTTTTTCACGCGTTGACCGGTAACAGAAAATATTACCGTAGGAAATGTGTCCGAAATATTACCGGAGATGTTGACCGGTAACAGAAAATGTGTCCGAAATATTTCCGTAGGATTCAAACCGACAAGAGTTTGACTACACAAGATGTGTCCGAAGGTTTATAAAAGACAATTGTTTTCAAGCGTTAACCGGTAACAGAAAAAAGGGTCTCAACTTTGGTCATCTAATAACAACAGATTCCAATGACTACGATGGATGATTTAATCTCTCACTATAATCACTGTAGTTACAGCAACAAGCTATGTACTTTGAGAAATGAAACTTGAATCTGATTAATAAAAGGCCAAACCGCACTGTCCTACCACCATCCTGAGTAGTGGCCACATAAACACAGAGCCACATGATCCAGTGATTCACGTTCATCACACTTGCAGTTTCATTCCCACCGTTCTCTTTAAAAAAGATGTTTTTAACTGACTCTTCATCTCTGTCCCTGTTAAATATTCGTTAGATCAAAAACAGTTAAGAAAcaatggaatttttttttaggaATTGCTTTTACAAGAATAGATTCGATAAGAGGAAGAGAGTGTATTTACTTGTGGATTCGTCTTAGCTAGTTTCGTATCCAATTTGAAGGCAGCAAATATAGACTCAGTGTGGCTGCTACTTATCACCGTCTCGCCAGAAGTGAAGCTAGTTTTCTTTGAAGACATCTTTAGAAtctcgtacaaggttgttcgtTGCCTCGTGCTCTTCTCCTCCTCTGCCGTCGTCGTTGCCTGTGATGTTGTTGATCTATCTTGTGACTGTGAGGCCGTGAATTTTGCTGGAGCTCTTCTTGGTCGGCTCTTTTCTTGAACAATCTGCAACCGTTATGATGAAAGATATTTATGTGTGCACCAGAAACCTTGATGGGATGTTGTGACAATttaatagagagagagagctgtaCCGTCTCTGGAACTGAAGGTTCCTCTGGCACTGAGTTTAAGCTTTTGCTGTTACTGTCATCACGTTCGAATATATAGCCACGGACGACGTTTGATCCGCGCTTGCGAGATCCTTCTGATATAGAACTCTTTGTTAGTTTACCCAAGAACGATGCCTGCAAAAGATTCATGGCAGTAAGTTGCAATATGTGTGCTGTCTTTTAACTAAAGTCTTAAACAGTGACCTCTCTACCAACTTCGTTGGTACATGAAAGTAACTGAAGAAGAGGCTTATATATATACCATGGATGGAGCGGGGTTTTTGTTCATTCCCATGAGTGCCCTATCTTTAAAAGCTGAGGACAGAGTTAAAGCAAAGTTGGTTATAAGCAATAGAACTCAACTGATGATTAAGTATAAAGGGAGGAGAGACTTTGGTGGTATCTTACAAGTAGGTTTTGCTTTCTTTCCGATCTCAGGCTTCTTGATGTGGCGAAGAATTTCCTCAGAGTTTTCATCCCCGGTAGAGGATGAGAACTTGGCCTTTTGCTCCTGTGCCAAACAATAGTTATAGAGATTCATGGGTTAGCACAAGCGACAGAATATAGAGATATGATGGGAAAGTGATGAAATGTGGAGCACCTACCAATCTTTTCTTGTACAACCGCTGTTGCAGGAGCTTCTTCTCCGTTTCCTCATCGTCAGATGACACATAAACGTCATTTTCATCTGTGAACATTAAGGGgatcatttcttttattttctttatcctCATTCGCATGGAAGTTGCATGACTTGGATCTTCTTCGTTTTCATCTTCACTGGCTTCAGGTTTTGACACTTCTACATCATCGGCATCTTCAGCCATCTGTTCATCACCAGCGTCATCGTCTTCATCTTCAAACAGTGATGTTTTGTCCTGCTCTAAACCTCGTTTTAGCTTATGTAAGAGCTTCTCTGTCCCTGCAGCATCCTGTTGCTCAAGCCACTTCTGATGCAGTTCATTACGTTTATATTTGTCATTTGGATCTTCCTTGAATTGACTGGCGATCATATCCCTGAGAtcgtcatcttcttcatcctcgtcttcatcatcatcatcctcgaACCGGAGTAAATCGTTGTCGCTGTCATCTTCCTCTTCAGCAACCTCATCAATAAATTTTCTCACAGGGTCTCCAGGAGATGAATCATGGGTCTCAGGATCATAACTTTCCTTAGTGTAGTCTGCTTCTTCAGAACTGCAGATGAGAATTAGTTATTGCATAGAAAACAAGCATAAGGATACACTATGCAAATGAACTCTACAAGATAAATGGCTTTGCTGAGCATGCCACAAAACACGAGTGATTCATGTACTCAAACTAAGATCTGTCCAATAAATATTATGAATACAGAAGACTGTGTTATGTGAAGCTTTCCAAGATCAGACCAACGAACATATGTACAGtgttatatctaaatatatttcgGCATGTAACCAGATCTAAAGACAGACTCACTTGTCAGGGGCTGGAGATGGATTCCGTTTGAGTTTATTGGCAGGTACTGATGGTGGTGTCATCACTTCTTCCACGGATCTGGTTGTTGTCTTTTCTAGACGTTCTTCTCCAAAATTAGTTGTTTGTGAGCGCAAGGATGGGTCCTAACCATGAAAATAACTGAGTCAGCTTTGATCAGATTTTAAAAGCCAGCTTTTGATTCACTGCATAAACTTAGCATTTGTAGACTGGAAAATGAAATGACCTGTTCCCATTATTATGCATGCAAAATTTAACAGACTCAAATGATTTGCAGGGATATACAGGTACAGTTCACAACCCCAAAGGTGTGAATTTAGCACGGAGGAGCAAACATTCAAATAACGCACACAGCTTCATGTTTGTGCAATGAGTTGACTGACCTGATGAGTAGAGTTACTTTCAGATTTTTTGTTAGATGGACTGTCTGAGTTCCCCAATGGACCTGCAGAATCCTGTCCATGAGAGTTCTGCGTGCTTTTAAATTCCAAATTCACATCTTCGTTCTCCTCCTCGATTACAACTTCCTCAAAATCATTAACATCCTCCCCAAAAGGACCGTCATCAACGTCCATCGATTTGGACTTCTTCCTGCTAAGGAATCTGTCAACAGCGCTAGATGATTAGCACCCAACCCGGTTAGTAAGAGAGAACAAGAGGGACAATAGTCAGGGCAAAACATCAAACTCACTGCTTTGAaatctcttcttttcttcttcgaATCTTCTCCAAGACAGACGAAATGGGCTTCCGCACAAGAGGGACGGGTTCAAAGGCAGCATCTCGAGTTTCTATATATCAGCACCAATCAAGAGACAAATAGTCATAAAAGAAAAGTTACAGTTCCTTGAAAAACCTTGCATGAAGTGATTAAATGTCTTACCTCGTAACAGTCTCTGGTTTTCTGCACGAAGCTGGTCAAGATATTCTCTTCTTTCCTATggaagacaagaagaagagtGAATCCAGGAGAAGAATACAAACAAACGAATACCTTGCAGTAGTAGGCTTAAGATGAAACTAGTGAGAAACTCAGAGAGATACCTTCTTAGTCATGTTCATGGAAGCAGGCAGCTCATCAAAATCAACAGTCTTCTTGCTTTTCTTGGCCTTTTTGCCTTGGTTATTACTGGTATCGAGAACTGATCGCTTCTTTCTAACTCCCTTCGATCCCCAAACATTGATTCCCTCTTCCGTTTCCATTTCATCAGACACTTGGTCTTCGCCTCTCTCGCCCAATTCCTCAGATACACTCGATTCCGAAACCCTAGTTTCCTCTCTCGTTTCCAAATCAGGGATCTCCTCTTCACTCTTCTCTCCCAATTCCTCAGACGCTAGATAGATCTCAGGTACACTCGATTCCGTAACCCTAGTTTCCTCTCTCGTCTCCATTTCAGAGATTTCATCTTCGCCTCCCTTGCTCAATTCCTCAGATGCGGGATCGAAGTCAAGCACACTCGATTCCAAAACCCTAGCTTCCTCTCTCGTTTCCATTTCAGAGATCTCCTCTTCACTTTTCTCGCCCAATTCCTCAGATGTTGAATCGATCTCAGGTACGCTCGATTCCGAAACCCTAGTTTCCTCTCTCGTTTCCAAATCAGAGATCACCTCTTCAGTTTCCTCGCCCAAATCTTCGATCGCGGGATTAAGCTCAGGCACTGAGTCGAAGTCGAGAGCCTTCCTCGCGTTAACTCCATCCTCCTCCACACCCAAACCCTCTCGcgtctcctcttcttcctcaaccCCGTCGAGACCCTTCGCGGAATGCAACCCATCCTTCCCCAAATCTTCGCCGTCGGCTCCTCCGGAACCAGGGCATAAATCGGAGATCGATGAAGCCTTCTTCAATAGCCTAAGCATCCTGTTCGGAACAGGGACGCTCGATCCTCCGACTGGAGAAAGCTGCTTGTCGCTGACCATCTCCGATTGTTAATCTCCGGCTAATGTGATAGAGAATTGTGAAGAACGATGCCCGATGGACAAGTAGAGATATCGGTACAGGATTTTGCCGCCAAGATATTTGATTTTCGCGCCTCTATTTGTCTGTAAAGAAAATTGCGAAAGCTTTCTCCGCGGTCTTGGTGGGAAATCTACTTGCCAAAATCCATCTAAAAGGAGATCCGTCAATGGGCCAAACAAAAACAGGCTTTGTTATTATTATCCGGCCCATTATAATGACTTCTTAAGTCGGTTTTAAAATGCGAAACCCTAGATCGCGAGAAACAAAAGGATCTCCGCTATATATAAAACGATAAACCCAAATTATCATAGAACAACCACCGCAGCTTCGTAGCCTAAAATCACTCTTGTGTCTTGATTGCTTGTTTTTTCTTGTGTTCATAAAACACTGATCGGGTTTTCGTATGTCCATAGGTATTGTTGTCTAATTTTTCTATAGTTTAGTTGTTTTGAATGCATTTGTTTTACCCACTTTTCTACCCATGAGTAAAATCAAAAGAATGGTAGAGATGTTAAGAACGGGTGCAGAGAGCGAGATGGTTATCTTACCAACCCATTGCATATTCCTTTTGCTTTGGCGTCAAATGAATCGACcgaaatttttttcttaaataggtttttttttggttggcaGATGATGAATTGATTAATTTATGCTTAATTATGCAGAATAATAGTGTTGACAAACAATCTCCGCTTATTATCTGATGCCATGTCTTTTTTATAATCAAATTCGATTTTGAATAGTTGTGTCTTTTTTAATTGTCTTCTGATCAAACAGTGATGAGATTCAGCAGACGGGCGGTCTGAATTGATGCCATGTAGATATGTCTGCATTCGCTACAACTTTGTAGCTTATCTGAGTATTGATCTCTTTGTTTGATTTATGTTACAGATTTATATTGCGATGATGAATTTGCTTCTAATTATGTCTGGACATATGAGATTATTCAATCTTTGATCTGACTGGTGCAAAAAATTCTGAGCTACCTTTTTGCCTCTATTTTCttgaatgaaaacaaaaatatattcctGCCTATATTGAattctttgtttcttgtttgtCCGTTGGTTTATTCTAGCAATTTACTCGGAAAAGATTGTCTTCTGATTATGATCCATTGTGATTAACTAACTGGAAGTGATTTTTACCAATGGAAAACTTGGAGGCGGAAAAGATTGTGTTGCTAAAGGAATCAGCTAATTATTTGGCCAATTTACATTTGAAGAAGCTTAATGAGTAATTAGTAATTAGCATTATCAGAAACAAAGACCAGCAGGATATTAAATTAAGTAAGCCCATTTAGAACTTTACCCTTTCAGACCAGCaagatattaaattaaaaaagccTATTATCATAAGACGAAACCGAATTTTCCTATAAAGGTTGGACTAATTAAAGTTCTTAATGATGATTCATAAatccatatttttttatttaattaaataaaaaacctTGCATTAAGGCACagcgaaagagagagagtttagaaAGAGAAAGTAAATCTGTGATTTGGGTCCGGCGTACGGACGGCGCGTAAGCGTCTGTGCCGTCGCCGGAGCCCTTCTTCTCTTTTATAGTTGTGTTCTGTTTTTTCGCGTCTTCTTGCGTTTTCTGCTTCGCCGTCCCAACCTAGAGCGTCTTGTCCGACCTCTGATTTTGCAATCTCCGTTAACGGTGGCTCGACCTTTGGAGTAACGACGCGTTCAAGGGAAGGTTGCAGTTGGAGAAAGCGCGGTTTGCTTGCTCGGTTTTTCTGTGCCCCGGGAGAAGGAGGCTAACCTAGCTCCGTCGTCGCTGGTTTGTCTGCGGAAAGTGGAGGCTTGCTCAGATTCATCTTCGCCGCTTTAGTCTCCGGGAAGAGGAGTTTTCTTAACTTCTGCCTTCGCCGGCTTTGCTCACGGAGAGAGGAGGCTTCCAAAGTTCCTTGCTGCCGTTCAAGATCTCTGAGTTCTTTGGGGTAAGATTAGTAgttcgatttggtttatggTTAGTTTGATTATCGGAAAGGTGGATGTTTGTGGTACGATTGTTGGTTGTGCGGTAGACGTTGAAGATCTCCGGCAATAGTGACGGCGTACAAGGAAAGAAGTTTGTGGTTCTCGCTTGTCTAGGATGTGAAGTGGTTCAAAGTCGGAGGAAACCTTGAGATGTCGACGATTTCTCTGACGTGAAGACAAAGCGGTGTGAACGGTGATGGATTCGTCGGAGGCTTTGCTTGTCTCCGAGCTCCGACGAAACGCAGGTTCGGTTTGGTTGAGAGCCGGTGAGATGTGCTCGGAGCGGTCGAGTTGAGGCGGATTGCGACGCGTGTCGCAGTTTCTATTCAGATCCATCCACGTGACAAGTCTCCTCGACTCGCTAGACGCATGGTTTGGTGGACTTTGGGTTTGTGCCTCGAGGCCGGTTAGTGTTTTTCGGTTTGTCGGTTATAATGTGGGCTTTCGGCCGTAGGTCTGTAGACCGTGTATTTGGACTTCGGCTTAACTCTGGGTTTGACCcgtttattataataaaaatcattgacggaaaaaaaaaggCACATTTGTTGGGAAACaaagaaccgaaccaaaaattcGAAGTTATGTTCAAGTTTAGATCTTTGCTAATTATAATAGTGAACATATAACTACGGAATTGATATGAAAACATCTACagtacatttaaaatattatataaatatttactatatttaattttaaataattaaataaattaaaaatattataaagtcGATATATCTAAAAGTTGAATtactataatatttattttatttaaaacatttaaaataaactaattttttttatctaaacaaaaaaaattgattatttaatctaaaatactatatttttaaattttaaaccaaaccaaaatcgaaAATTACTTtggatatataaataaaatctcAATTTCGTTATTCGAAATGAATCAGAAACCGAAATAAATAACCGAAATCGAgtcaaattttctaaatatttatacgaatcttaaattttaaaaactgaaaaatcaaAAGAACCGAATCAGAATAAAGCCGGaactaaataaatttaactatgaatactatttttttcataataagtgtcattttagatttgTTCACGcagatttaaaaattattttattttgtatattttataaaaaaacatcattaccaatatatctatttatatttcaataaacaaaaaataaaataaaaatataaataataaattcaacATTGAAACGATATTTTTGTAAACGTTTATTTTGCAAAGAAAATTCTTCTACCGATATTTAATACGAAAGGGGAGGAGGGAGTAGTTTCCGAATTTTTGTTGAATAAATTTGAACaactataaattaattcaaTCAAAGAGGCCCAACATTCTACAATTCAGCccacaaatattttggtaagcCCGTTAAAAGGCGAAACCCTAATATGGGGGAAAGGAAAAGCATCTCCTCCGGTAGTCCAGTCCTGACAAAACCTCCAAGAACGAAAAGTCGGTCTATCTCCACCGCCATCTTGTCTTCCGGTATCTCTCTCTAGATCTTTGTCTCATTCTGTGTATTTAAATATCCCTCGATTCTATTTTTGTTTACCAATctgtttggtgtttttttttttgtaattcagTTGGAATTGAAGAAAATGGATTTCTCATCTCCGTCGCCGCCAATGGGTAGTGGTCAATCACCGGAAGCATTGATGGAACAGGTGCAGGCGCAGCTAGCTCAAGCGTACATGGAGGAGTTGGTTGAGACACTGAGAGGAAAATGCTTTGATAAATGCATAGCGAAGCCAGGATCAAGCCTAAGCAGTGGCGAGAGTAGCTGCGTCTCTAGATGCGTTGATCGTTACATGGAAGCTACTGGAATCATTAGGCGTTCTCTCTTCTCCCAACAGCGTTGAGCAAACGCTCTTTTCGTTTACGAAGAAGAAAAAAGCTgttgttttacttttgtttgAGTCTTTTTCATTAAGACAATCATATCGGGGTTGGTCTCTTTATATTGGTTTTGAAGGTGGTGATATAACTTTATTACAGTGTTGACGACAATGATCTCCGCTTATGATCACTAAAAGTTGTTTGGAAATCAAATATGTTTCTTGATGAATTTGTTTCGTTTTCTGTCGCTTTTATTCTGATCGGTCATTGAATATGAGATCATGTTTAGCAGTGATTGATGTAGTGTAGATTTGTCTGTGATTCGTTACAGGAGTATTCACCTACTGTGCATGCGAATTATATTTGGTTGTGCTAGTGATGAAGTTTCATATTGATATGTGAGTGTTTAATCCTCTTACTATAGCTTTGTATCAGATATATAACAGAGTGTTTCCTGGTTTTTGAGAATGTGAATATACCGCAGTCATCGTACATACACTTTCAAGTGAGAGATGTCAGGATTTGCGCACTGAGTTTGTCTATTCTGAACACTAAAGCTTTACCTGTCCATTTGTCTATCAATCGGGCGCATGATAGTAATAAAACCTTTGCGTGTCGTTATTACTAAATATCTTATTAGTAGTGGGCCTAATTTACAACAAACAATTTCTTTAATTGTGAATACTTGCCATGGTTTGCCTCCGCAATACGCATGGTTCTTGTCCTACATCACAAGACCCAAAATAAATGTGTAtttcctagttttttttttatggaccTGATGTAAACCCTTCAACAATAAATGTAAAGAGAAAACTCATCACATATGTAAGAAAAATGATACTACTTTACctaacaaaataataaagttttttgATATACAGAAGATGTGtaagatttttcatatttatgtgGGTAACGTTTCAGCGAGGGCAGCTAAGTCTTAAACGTGGTTCGGTCATCTCCAActataatttaatttctttGGCCTAACGTAGTTGACACGGTGGTAATGTTAGAAAACTCACCACCAAtacatttttttccttctttattACAAGACAAATAAACGTGAGTCGCACGTGCCGGAGATACTTTAGATATTTTTCTGTTTCTGTCCAATTGTGAATTTGTGTCCGTAAAAGCTGCTTTTTTTGGAGAAGAAGACTACTACTCCATTTTATTAAATCagagtttctttctttctttctacaGAGCTCTCTTGACTCACAGACGACTTCTCTCACTCTAcaaagatctctctctctctctctctctctctctctgtctcatCACTACATCTATATTCCTCGCTGCTGCTTGGTGTTCCTTTTCTGGGTACGCTCCTTTTGTCTCTTTAAAGTTTCGATCTTTTCTGTGTTGTGTTGTTTGTGGTCCAAAAGATTCCGAAATCTGATGGATCTTATTGATTGAGACTAAACAAAAATCTTGATCTTCAACTATAAAGGttgtctctttctctttcatctCTCTGGTTTGATCCTTCTTCCACCGATCCCTTTCTTTTACAAGACTCAATTCCCCACCTTAAGGTAGTCAAAAACGGTTTTGCGTAGTAGTAAGTATAGCCAACTAGGGGGTATAGCTGAGTCATGCTTTGTCTGTGATTCCAACTCACATGAACCAAATGAACCTCTTCCTTTTGTAACAGTGTCCCATTGCATGTTGCCTTGTATTCATGTGACTTCTCTGTTGCATTATAGAAGTTACTACTATCTTCTGATCTCTATCTCTTTGTGAATTTCTCAGAAATCAGTAGATTTTGATACTTGAACACTAGTGTGCTATTCAAAAAAATGTTTCGCCGCAAGACTACTTCGCAAGCTGAGCAAGAGAGTAACGAGGCAGCTCTCAGAGAGGCAAAGGTGAAACAATTTTGCAGGCCTTTGTCTCATGATTTTCACTTATAAACTGAAAGGTCATTTCTATACTGATGTCAATGATCCCACAGATCAAAGAGCTTAAGACTCTCATTGGCGAGCTCTCAGGAAGGAGTTCGCTCTACTGTTCAGATCCTTGTCTTAAGAGATATCTCGAAGCTAGGAACTGGAATGTAGGCAAAGCCAAGAAGATGCTTGAAGAGACGCTGAAATGGAGATCCACCTTTAAACCCGAGGAGATCCGATGGGTAAGTAAGAAGTCATCAAAAACATTTCATCTGGAAACTTACCTGAGTTAAAAGtcttg
The sequence above is drawn from the Raphanus sativus cultivar WK10039 chromosome 7, ASM80110v3, whole genome shotgun sequence genome and encodes:
- the LOC108817712 gene encoding uncharacterized protein LOC108817712, with translation MVSDKQLSPVGGSSVPVPNRMLRLLKKASSISDLCPGSGGADGEDLGKDGLHSAKGLDGVEEEEETREGLGVEEDGVNARKALDFDSVPELNPAIEDLGEETEEVISDLETREETRVSESSVPEIDSTSEELGEKSEEEISEMETREEARVLESSVLDFDPASEELSKGGEDEISEMETREETRVTESSVPEIYLASEELGEKSEEEIPDLETREETRVSESSVSEELGERGEDQVSDEMETEEGINVWGSKGVRKKRSVLDTSNNQGKKAKKSKKTVDFDELPASMNMTKKERREYLDQLRAENQRLLRETRDAAFEPVPLVRKPISSVLEKIRRRKEEISKQFLSRKKSKSMDVDDGPFGEDVNDFEEVVIEEENEDVNLEFKSTQNSHGQDSAGPLGNSDSPSNKKSESNSTHQDPSLRSQTTNFGEERLEKTTTRSVEEVMTPPSVPANKLKRNPSPAPDNSEEADYTKESYDPETHDSSPGDPVRKFIDEVAEEEDDSDNDLLRFEDDDDEDEDEEDDDLRDMIASQFKEDPNDKYKRNELHQKWLEQQDAAGTEKLLHKLKRGLEQDKTSLFEDEDDDAGDEQMAEDADDVEVSKPEASEDENEEDPSHATSMRMRIKKIKEMIPLMFTDENDVYVSSDDEETEKKLLQQRLYKKRLEQKAKFSSSTGDENSEEILRHIKKPEIGKKAKPTSFKDRALMGMNKNPAPSMASFLGKLTKSSISEGSRKRGSNVVRGYIFERDDSNSKSLNSVPEEPSVPETIVQEKSRPRRAPAKFTASQSQDRSTTSQATTTAEEEKSTRQRTTLYEILKMSSKKTSFTSGETVISSSHTESIFAAFKLDTKLAKTNPQGQR
- the LOC108815867 gene encoding mitochondrial import inner membrane translocase subunit TIM13, which encodes MDFSSPSPPMGSGQSPEALMEQVQAQLAQAYMEELVETLRGKCFDKCIAKPGSSLSSGESSCVSRCVDRYMEATGIIRRSLFSQQR